TATAGATCGCTTTAAAAGTACTGAAATTATTGATCAAACTCTGGAAAGATTGGCCTGAAAATCTGAACTCTGCACGATCCGTTTTAGGAACAGAACCGTTCCCTCCTCCGGAAAGGCCCGCAGGAATTTCCAATTTTCCATCCTTCATGATGGTCAAGAGTTGGACCACTCCCGCGAAAACAGCGTCTAACGCGGCATCCGAACTCGGAAATGTAGTGGAAGATCCATTCCCAGCAGTTGCAAGCTGTGTACCTAAAGGATTTGTTCCACTTACATCCCAGGCATTCGTTACATTCTGCACATGTCCGCTATAATTAACTACTAAAGCCCTAAGAAGAGCGGACCTTCCGTTAGGAGCGTTTGCAAAATCAGAACAGCTGGGAGCAGTTCCACGATTCACTCCCGCTTGGCTAAAAAGAAGATATTCTATCGCGCCTATTCCCTTGGCATCGTTATCAAATCCGGCTATATAGGTTTGAGCATCCAAAAAATCTCCGGATGGATCAAAGCCATCCAGGTCATCCAGATCGCCCGAGCTCGGCGGAGCCTCTGTAAGATAATCGATCAGGAAAGGATCCATTTTGGAAAAAGAAGAGAGAGTGGTCCCAAATCTAAAAGGTTCTACTTTTTTAAGATCACTTACGTGAGCGATCCAGGCTGCTTGCGCACTAGCAAGAGTATCTGAAGAGCATACACTATCCGTCGCTGCCACAAGAGAGAGGCGGCTAGCTTCTAAATTTACAAAGAGAGGAGGAATTATATTATTTCCTAAATTCTGCAAAAGAGATCTAGGATCGAACGAATTGAACATTCGATAGAGATATCCATTCGTATTTGCCGCACCTGATGCAGCGTTCTTATGAGAACAAGAAATAAGAATGGAAAGTAAGAAAATACTTAGAATGATCCAAGCAGTAAGGATCAGCTTTTTAATCCGGAAAAACCTGCCGAATCGTCTGCTTTTAACAGAATTGTTTGGTCGCATAGTTCCCTCGAAACTGGGCTCTTTATCTTGAGAATCAGAATTATTTTTATAGAGCAGGATGCAACTGTTTTTGAGATCTGTTCTCACGAACAGAGTTTGATAAATGATATGTTATTCGATCCAACGAAGGTCCATCGTGTAACCGTTGGAATGCTTCAATCGTTTAGGTTCAGAACCATCTAGAGCAGAATGGCCATCCGCTAAAAATCGGGAGATCCTTCGAGACTCCGCTTCATATGAATTCACCGGGAATGTATCGTAGGCCCTTCCGCCTGGATGAGAAACGTAATAACGACAACCGCCTAAGGGACGGGAAGACCAGTTGTCCCAAACATCAAATACTAAAGGAGTGTGAACCGGAAGATTCGGATGCAAAGTGAATACAGGATTCCAAGCCTTGAAACGAATTCCTGAAACGGCTTCTCCTTTTTTTCCGGTATTACGAAGGGGAACCTCGTAACCATTACAACTTAGAATATAACGATCACTCCATCCTTCTACTTTTACTTGCAATCTTTCTAATGCAGAATCCACAGATCTTGAAGTTCCGAAAGAGGAAGATTCCTCCCCCAATACATTCCAAGGTTCTAATGCCATTCTAAGTTCCAAAAATACTTCTTCTCTTTGGGTCTTTCCATACACAGGAAAACGGAATTCAAAAAAAGGAAGGAACTCCTCCTCTTGGAATGCGAATCCGTGATCTTTTAGATCCCTCAGAACATCTTTAAAATCGTTCCAAACAAAATGCGGAAGAAGAAAACGATCATGCAATTCGGTTCCCCAATGGATCGGAGATTGTTTATATGGCTTTTCCCAAAATCTGCAAAGCAAAGATAATACCAAAAGTTGTTGGACCACACTCATCTTATAATGAGGAGGCATTTCGAATCCCCTTAATTCCACGAGTCCCAAACGAGGTCCCGAAGGCGGATACAGTTTATCAATGGAAATTTCCGCTCTATGAGTATTCCCCGTTAGATCTACGAGCAGATTCCGAAAAAGTCTATCCACAAGCCAAGGATGGTGTTCTTTAATTTTATCTAATTGAGAAGATGCTAATTCATATTCGTATAATATTTCGTCCCTTCCTTCGTCCAAGCGAGGAGCCTGGGAAGTAGGCCCTATGAACAAGCCGGAAAAAAGATAAGAAAGAGAAGGATGATGTTGCCAATAACTTACCAAACTTCGCAAAAGGTCCGGCCTTCGCAAAAATGGACTATCTTCAGGAGACATGGCGCCTACTGTAATATGATTTCCACCTCCTGTTCCGGTATGTCTTCCGTCGATCAGGAATTTTTCAGCGCTTAGGCCGATCTCTTTTGCTTCTTCGTATAAGGTTCGG
The window above is part of the Leptospira licerasiae serovar Varillal str. VAR 010 genome. Proteins encoded here:
- a CDS encoding imelysin family protein, with amino-acid sequence MRPNNSVKSRRFGRFFRIKKLILTAWIILSIFLLSILISCSHKNAASGAANTNGYLYRMFNSFDPRSLLQNLGNNIIPPLFVNLEASRLSLVAATDSVCSSDTLASAQAAWIAHVSDLKKVEPFRFGTTLSSFSKMDPFLIDYLTEAPPSSGDLDDLDGFDPSGDFLDAQTYIAGFDNDAKGIGAIEYLLFSQAGVNRGTAPSCSDFANAPNGRSALLRALVVNYSGHVQNVTNAWDVSGTNPLGTQLATAGNGSSTTFPSSDAALDAVFAGVVQLLTIMKDGKLEIPAGLSGGGNGSVPKTDRAEFRFSGQSFQSLINNFSTFKAIYTGNGTGAGLSDYVKFYSPALDEEIKGEIAELEVHLGDITPSLSPSDPSTAWGSSNAANFTAIQACIEELGELLTILNTELAALTGSNPVSGGPGGDGD